A section of the Stenotrophomonas sp. 364 genome encodes:
- the mprF gene encoding bifunctional lysylphosphatidylglycerol flippase/synthetase MprF yields the protein MTEPTPAPAPARLAWRRAATVIFSLAILALALRGLASEFDEHGYRAIREAFRHLGAGQIALTVVLGLASYACLIGFDAIGLRRSGKRLHPARVGITAFLAHTLGQTLGFAALTGGAVRLRGYGGAGLSLGEIGQVVLMSTLGFVFGAWLLLALAFVLEPGAAALALPVSVQAVRVAGIVGLLGYVATLLLVGREGRSFSIRGHALWLPDRRTMLWVTALSVVELVLASAAFYVLLPMDTPTGLPGFVGLYLVAVLAGLISSVPAGLGVFEWSLLKLLPQVAPAAVLAAALIYRVTYYVLPLLLATLLALGPALRKPLRVGAGATRAGWTALRPWLPQIIALAVFSVGAALVIDGTLPTPRRHLLNASLPILETSHLLGSLAGVALLLIGQGLQRRSHAAWMLALGICVIAPLPIWLRGGQVLIALSALLVAMALWASRREFYRQGALLDEAWSWPWIRNLGLVLVAVIWLLFFVYSHVEYQNELWWQFALQGNAPRALRALLVVAIALTIFGLARLLHSTRSPLPPADMPTLDALAPILLAAEDTQACLVLTADKAVLRDAEQRGFVMMQRYGGSLIAMGDPVGPPDVARGLIWRFREEADRLGLRPVFYQVGEAYWQTYLDLGLTLVKLGEEAMVPLQDFGLEGRERADLRQAWNRGKRGGLSFRVAAPAEVPALLPALAAISQQWLDDKAGDEKGFSLGSFDPDYLVRFPVALVEADGRIVAFANLWQAPAGHELSVDLMRHVDDAPKGTMDFLFIELFLWGRANGFHRFSLGMAPLSGLAQHRLAGRWNRFANIVARHGERFYGFSGLRRFKSKFAPQWRARYLAAPGGVHLPAALLDATRLISLDPRR from the coding sequence ATGACCGAACCCACCCCTGCTCCCGCACCGGCCCGCCTTGCCTGGCGCCGTGCCGCCACCGTCATCTTCAGCCTGGCGATCCTGGCCCTGGCCCTGCGCGGGCTGGCCAGCGAATTCGACGAACACGGCTACCGTGCCATCCGCGAAGCCTTCCGACATCTCGGCGCAGGGCAGATCGCGCTGACCGTGGTGCTGGGCCTGGCCAGTTACGCGTGCCTGATCGGCTTCGATGCGATCGGCCTGCGCCGCAGTGGCAAGCGCCTGCATCCGGCGCGCGTGGGCATCACCGCGTTCCTGGCCCACACGCTGGGCCAGACCCTGGGCTTTGCCGCCCTCACCGGCGGTGCCGTGCGCCTGCGCGGCTACGGTGGCGCCGGCCTGAGCCTGGGCGAGATTGGCCAGGTGGTGCTGATGAGCACGCTCGGCTTCGTGTTCGGTGCCTGGCTGCTGCTCGCCCTGGCCTTCGTGCTGGAGCCCGGCGCAGCGGCGCTGGCGCTGCCTGTATCGGTGCAGGCGGTTCGCGTGGCCGGCATCGTCGGCCTGCTCGGCTATGTCGCCACGCTGCTGCTGGTCGGGCGCGAAGGGCGCAGTTTCAGCATCCGCGGCCACGCCCTGTGGCTGCCCGACCGCCGCACCATGCTCTGGGTCACCGCCCTGAGCGTGGTCGAACTGGTGCTGGCCAGCGCCGCGTTCTACGTGCTGCTGCCGATGGACACCCCAACCGGGCTGCCCGGCTTTGTAGGCCTGTACCTGGTGGCGGTGCTGGCCGGGCTGATCTCCAGCGTGCCGGCCGGGCTGGGCGTGTTCGAGTGGAGCCTGCTCAAGCTGTTGCCGCAGGTGGCACCGGCCGCCGTGCTGGCCGCCGCGCTGATCTACCGGGTTACCTACTACGTGCTGCCGTTGCTGTTGGCCACGCTGCTCGCGCTGGGCCCGGCCCTGCGCAAACCGCTGCGCGTCGGTGCCGGGGCCACCCGCGCCGGTTGGACCGCGCTGCGCCCGTGGCTGCCGCAGATCATCGCACTGGCGGTGTTCAGCGTGGGCGCGGCACTGGTGATCGACGGCACCCTGCCCACGCCACGTCGGCACCTGCTCAACGCCTCGCTGCCGATCCTGGAAACCTCGCACCTGCTCGGCAGCCTGGCCGGCGTGGCACTGCTGCTGATCGGCCAGGGCCTGCAACGGCGCAGCCACGCCGCGTGGATGCTGGCGCTGGGTATCTGCGTGATCGCGCCGCTGCCGATCTGGCTGCGCGGCGGCCAGGTGCTGATCGCGCTGTCAGCGCTGCTGGTAGCCATGGCGCTGTGGGCCTCGCGCCGCGAGTTCTACCGCCAGGGCGCGTTGCTGGACGAAGCCTGGTCGTGGCCCTGGATCCGCAATCTTGGGCTGGTGCTGGTCGCGGTGATCTGGCTGCTCTTCTTCGTCTACAGCCACGTGGAGTACCAGAACGAGCTGTGGTGGCAGTTCGCCCTGCAGGGCAACGCGCCGCGCGCGCTGCGTGCGTTGCTGGTGGTGGCCATCGCACTGACCATCTTCGGCCTGGCGCGGCTGCTGCACAGCACCCGCAGCCCACTGCCGCCGGCCGACATGCCCACGCTGGACGCGCTGGCGCCGATCCTGTTGGCCGCCGAAGACACCCAGGCCTGCCTGGTGCTCACTGCCGACAAGGCGGTGCTGCGTGATGCCGAGCAGCGGGGCTTTGTGATGATGCAGCGCTACGGCGGTTCGCTGATCGCCATGGGCGACCCGGTCGGCCCGCCGGACGTGGCGCGTGGGCTGATCTGGCGCTTCCGTGAGGAAGCCGACCGGCTCGGTCTGCGCCCGGTGTTCTATCAGGTTGGCGAAGCCTACTGGCAGACCTACCTCGACCTGGGGCTGACCCTGGTCAAACTGGGCGAAGAGGCGATGGTGCCGCTGCAGGATTTCGGCCTGGAAGGACGCGAGCGCGCCGACCTGCGCCAGGCCTGGAACCGCGGCAAGCGCGGCGGCCTGAGTTTCCGCGTGGCCGCACCGGCAGAGGTGCCGGCACTGCTGCCTGCACTGGCAGCGATTTCGCAACAGTGGCTGGACGACAAGGCCGGCGACGAGAAAGGCTTCTCGCTGGGCAGCTTCGATCCGGACTATCTGGTGCGCTTCCCGGTCGCGCTGGTGGAAGCCGACGGCCGCATCGTGGCGTTCGCCAACCTGTGGCAGGCACCGGCCGGGCATGAGCTGTCGGTGGACCTGATGCGGCACGTCGACGATGCGCCCAAGGGCACCATGGATTTCCTGTTCATCGAGCTGTTCCTGTGGGGTCGCGCGAACGGCTTCCACCGCTTCTCGCTGGGCATGGCGCCCCTGTCCGGGTTGGCGCAGCATCGGCTGGCCGGTCGCTGGAACCGCTTTGCCAACATCGTCGCCCGCCACGGCGAGCGCTTCTACGGGTTCAGCGGGCTGCGCCGCTTCAAGTCCAAATTCGCCCCGCAGTGGCGCGCGCGATACCTGGCCGCACCGGGCGGCGTGCACCTGCCTGCCGCCCTGCTCGATGCCACCCGACTGATCTCACTGGACCCACGCCGGTAG
- a CDS encoding AcvB/VirJ family lysyl-phosphatidylglycerol hydrolase has protein sequence MRRAGWGKVLGLVIGGWVSMAAAATPQQVSHGRFQQVPVFLPEGHPQRVVVWFDGGQDHARSRTRIDALRAQGALVAQVDVARLRQVLAKEGSGTCAFGAGDVENFSRWFQAYLHVPGYHLPLIGGDGEGAELAYAVAAQADTQVFAGLLTTGFCPDHARERKVCGAGSSHGRLQPAELNFPWLNAAGDSHCAAGNAAAFVRKVAMGRDFQRSAEGDDLPGLLAAAQVVGAQKGVSLAPPPDALKGLPVVEVPASKPGDTFAIFVSGDGGWAGLDKEVAAALGEAGVPVVGVDSLRYFWTARTPEGFARDLERIASHYSRQWQRKRVVLVGFSQGADVLPAAINQLSPATRANVAMIGLMSVGKNADYEFHVSNWLGGGGGGLPIAPEIARLPPGKTLCLYGEDDDDALCPSLPAGNAQVIKLPGDHHFKGDYDRLAQTLLDHLPAR, from the coding sequence ATGCGGCGAGCCGGGTGGGGGAAGGTACTGGGTCTGGTGATCGGGGGCTGGGTGTCGATGGCAGCTGCCGCGACTCCGCAACAGGTCAGCCATGGGCGGTTCCAGCAGGTGCCGGTGTTCCTGCCCGAGGGCCACCCGCAGCGGGTGGTGGTGTGGTTCGACGGCGGCCAGGACCACGCGCGCAGCCGTACGCGCATCGACGCCCTGCGCGCGCAAGGCGCACTGGTGGCGCAGGTGGACGTAGCCCGGTTGCGCCAGGTGCTGGCCAAGGAAGGCAGCGGCACCTGCGCGTTCGGCGCCGGCGACGTTGAGAATTTCTCGCGCTGGTTCCAGGCCTACCTGCACGTACCCGGCTACCACCTGCCGCTGATCGGCGGTGACGGCGAAGGGGCCGAGCTGGCCTACGCGGTGGCCGCGCAGGCCGATACGCAGGTGTTTGCCGGCCTGCTGACCACCGGCTTCTGTCCCGACCACGCACGCGAGCGCAAGGTCTGCGGGGCCGGCAGCAGCCATGGTCGGCTGCAACCGGCCGAGCTGAATTTCCCGTGGTTGAACGCGGCGGGCGACAGCCATTGCGCCGCCGGCAACGCGGCCGCATTCGTGCGCAAGGTGGCGATGGGGCGCGATTTCCAACGCAGCGCCGAGGGCGACGACCTGCCCGGGCTGTTGGCGGCCGCGCAGGTGGTCGGGGCGCAGAAGGGCGTGAGCCTGGCGCCGCCGCCAGATGCGCTCAAGGGCCTGCCCGTGGTGGAAGTGCCCGCCAGCAAGCCCGGCGACACGTTCGCCATTTTCGTGTCCGGCGACGGTGGCTGGGCCGGGTTGGACAAGGAAGTGGCGGCGGCACTGGGCGAGGCGGGGGTGCCGGTGGTCGGCGTGGATTCGCTGCGCTACTTCTGGACGGCACGCACCCCGGAAGGGTTCGCCCGCGACCTGGAGCGCATTGCCAGCCACTACAGCCGGCAATGGCAGCGCAAGCGGGTGGTGCTGGTTGGGTTCTCGCAGGGCGCCGACGTGCTGCCGGCGGCGATCAACCAGTTGTCCCCGGCCACGCGCGCCAACGTGGCGATGATCGGGTTGATGTCGGTCGGCAAGAATGCCGACTACGAATTCCATGTCAGCAACTGGCTGGGCGGTGGCGGAGGCGGTCTTCCGATTGCGCCGGAGATCGCCAGGCTGCCGCCGGGCAAGACGCTGTGCCTGTATGGCGAAGATGACGACGACGCACTGTGCCCGTCGCTGCCGGCAGGCAACGCACAGGTGATCAAGCTGCCGGGCGACCACCATTTCAAGGGCGACTACGATCGCCTGGCGCAGACGCTGCTGGACCATCTCCCCGCCCGGTAG
- a CDS encoding DUF998 domain-containing protein, translating to MTNVARAVPGVSPRQGHAALAAVAALVLFSATALWLQWARHDLDWVQATLSLYLHGPGGLALRSAYCVLAVAIMLLAWSLHAGSRSPRRSTAAPLLFCVAGLGLMGVAIADSWLPTYAPLVAPLVHGLAANTAFLCVSVAMLLQSWYLRADPHWSRWAVPAWWWAWGCFVLLWLHVLWRGPPRGAGQKLVIAAVVVWLLGVALRQWQHGRRQAG from the coding sequence GTGACGAACGTTGCGCGCGCGGTACCCGGCGTCTCGCCCCGGCAGGGCCACGCGGCGCTGGCGGCGGTGGCCGCGCTGGTCCTGTTTTCCGCCACTGCGCTGTGGCTCCAATGGGCGCGCCACGACCTGGACTGGGTGCAGGCCACGCTCAGCCTCTACCTGCACGGCCCGGGCGGGCTGGCGTTACGCAGCGCGTATTGCGTGCTGGCGGTGGCGATCATGCTGCTGGCCTGGTCGCTACATGCGGGCAGCCGCTCGCCCCGGCGCAGCACGGCCGCACCGCTGCTGTTCTGCGTGGCCGGGCTCGGCCTGATGGGTGTGGCGATCGCTGACAGCTGGTTGCCGACGTACGCGCCACTGGTGGCGCCACTGGTGCATGGGCTGGCGGCCAATACCGCGTTCCTGTGCGTGAGCGTGGCCATGCTGCTGCAGAGCTGGTATCTGCGCGCCGACCCGCACTGGTCGCGCTGGGCGGTTCCGGCGTGGTGGTGGGCCTGGGGCTGCTTCGTGCTGCTGTGGCTGCACGTGCTGTGGCGCGGTCCGCCGCGCGGGGCGGGGCAGAAGCTGGTGATTGCCGCGGTGGTGGTGTGGCTGCTGGGGGTGGCACTGCGCCAGTGGCAGCACGGACGTCGCCAGGCCGGTTGA
- a CDS encoding oxidoreductase-like domain-containing protein, which translates to MSLPAVFPDPDPRPQPPEEPGPNECCGSGCPLCVLDLYSDELQRYRAALAAWQLRHPDTTD; encoded by the coding sequence ATGTCCCTGCCTGCCGTTTTCCCCGATCCCGACCCGCGTCCGCAGCCGCCGGAAGAACCCGGCCCCAACGAATGCTGTGGCAGTGGCTGCCCGCTGTGTGTGCTGGATCTGTACAGCGACGAACTGCAGCGCTACCGGGCCGCGCTGGCGGCGTGGCAGTTGCGCCACCCCGACACCACCGACTGA